The DNA region tatatataattccttatttcaaaatattgcaccttctatataaaataatgtctttctatgttataaatatacatgttttcttttaattgtcTTTCATCTTTGTTAttctaattttagttttaacaaTGCCTTCTACGTATCGGGTAAGATAACTAtcaatatttacaaatttttttttactaagatTATTTtctattcaatatttattttacttgaattcattttaatttatcataaaaaaaaaggttgttTTCAAACTTAAAGATGCTTGGAGATGCAATTCAGAGTTTCAATCAAGATTATTATTAGTCCAAGgtatctttataatttttttgtttctctttttcatatttgtatgaatttaataagattgattaacaatattttatttttggatgaTTTTGTAGAGATATCCGATACAGATATTTTGGGAAATGATGGCTCTATACGTGTAACTACGACAATGAAACCAAAGGAATTGAAGGAATATATTTCCAAGGCTATGAAATTAAAAGGAAAAGTAGTTAATTACACTAAATTGAGGCCGCTCAACGCTAAACCGAATTCTGGTCATGCTTCTGATGGATCTTCTTCTCCTAGTGAATATAGAAATACTGATTTTCCTGGTCCTAATCCAAATCATTCgataaatttgaatttaccGCCACAAGATTCACCTCAACCCACCCCTTTTCCCGACTACAACCCGACTCAATACTCCACTGATTATTACCCACCTCAACCTCAATATCCCTCCAATTACTTTCCACCAATATTTGAGTCTCAGCTTCAACCCAATTATTATCCACCACTCCAAATAGAGTATCCGACCGgaccaaattattattatggatCAGGATCTATGCAACCTACCAATAACATGGGTTCTGGATATCAATCGAATGATATGCCACCTACAAATAATATGGGTTCTGGATATCAATATGGATATCAATCAAATGATTTGCCACCCACCAATAACATGGGTTCTGGATATCTATCTGATATCATACAACCCTATAATAACATGGATTTTGGCAATTATAACAACAACAATGGGAACAACAACAACAGTGGGAACAACAACAATGggtacaacaacaacaatgggaacaacaacaataacaatGGGGACCAAGATGGTTGCTTTATTATGTGAGATTCGTTTCATATCTATGTTATTTTGGGGTTTATTTTAAGGATGATaagttaattttgaatattatgtttgattgagtttagttttgaattttgatgttatattatttttgggatttatttgtttttatggattttagttaattttgatttttatgcagatttattctatttataatttcttaagctaattttgatttttttatgttttatattttattttataattttatgataatttagATTTGTCAATtccattttaattttagttataattattgCAAATTGTATGTGGTATTACTTTATTATGAATTTCATACATGAACTTTTTCTACAAATCAAGGGGAGGCTTTAAGAAAggatattatatatgtatattaatttcaaaactttattataaatatatatatatatatatatatatatatatatatatatatatatatatatatatatatatatatatatatataaagttagtCATTGTTTTATcatcaaatatatgttgatctatatgattaaatacatataaatgtGATTCTTAAACCTATAAGATTTATATactatatctatatttataataaataattaatatattatattttaataaatattatcatatattttaataaatagaatAGAAAAACAAGAATCTTGTTttagttatattataaaataatatatatttataaatacaagtaataaaataatttagaatttcataacattctaaaatattttaattttaaaaaacaactataaaacttaatatataactTCCATATTTGTAAAGTTTTTCTTATTTACTCTctacaacatatatatattatatcatttaattcatttatcaaaataataaaatattcaccaattaattaaaatactaaaaaatatatatcattttaagtcttttaattaaaacaattatacatCCTTAGAAAACCacactataattatttttcaaacaacTCGTGATATTAAATAATCCCTATCCCAAAGAGGCCTTAATCTCTCCTAGAGCtcgtttgatttatttatttttctactcAAAATGTAACCATTCAATctatatctttttaattaataaattatttaatttattaaataaaatatgcttatttaatttttataaatttaaattttaaataaaaaatattatagtaattcagttaattaaaattttaaataacatttgtttatatcaaacaagatttttaacaaaataaaaaaaaatacctcAAATAATCAAACGAGCTCCTTTGTATATAACCatctttatttattagtttactTAAATAACAAGATAGTTTTCTTTTTCATATCCactttatttgtaatatttcaATTTAGTATTTCATATGCTCTATTaggctttttttttttatatatgtttatataataattttaaaagtcatTGGCTTGTCATGACAATTCAAAATTCGATTCGAGCAAGATTGAAATTCACTCGACAAAGCCGAATACGAGGAAATCGTTCAATGGTCAGACAATGTAATGATGGAATTCTATAAGTGCCCCAAAACTTATGCCTATACTACATAAGCAAACACAAACCAAACATGGCAAACCAACAAGGTTTGGGGTAAAAACGGGACAGCTAATAGAGGCAAGCTCAATATGGATCATAGCCTTAAAGTCAAAATGCTCGAACACCCGCCTCAAATCGAACTCCCCTAGAAATTGAAGAGCGATGCGTCAACGATTGGAAGCGAGTTGTCATCGGTCACTTCATGGGCACCCACAATGCCCCATTCCGAGCAACCAAGGCAACCTTCTTCCGACAATGCAGCGAAAAGGGACTCAAAAAAGTCAAAGTCAACTACTTTGGCTATTTTTTCCTCACTTTTGGCACGGAGCCCGAAGCCCAAGCCATTACTGACTCAAATTTCACTTTCATATTCAGCTTATGCTTCAAGCTCGCCAAATGGAATGAAGAAATGAACACCAATAACAAACCGCCACAATCCGAACAAGTGTGAGTGAGACTGAGAAACATCCCACCGCACCTTTGTAATGCCAAACACTTGCCTACCTCACCGGATTCATTGGAAAGCCGCTTAAGCTTGACCCCGACTTTGACTCGTTTGAACGGGTCACGTTTGCACGCATTTACATTGAGATCGACTCAATGAGTGCAAAACCCAAAAAACATCGAGCTAAAATGCCATAATGGAAACATGGCCACCATTGAGGTCATGTACGAGAAACCGGGAAAAGATGacggaaaagaaaaagaaactcATAGCCAGCCCCGAACAAGAGAATATCAAGGTTATTAAGAAATCATATATTGAAGTCCTCAAGGCAAATGAAAGCCACAACGAACACGTCAACGAGAACCAAACCGATCCCGAGCCCACCTAGCCCGAAACCGTGGTTCTTTTCCCACCAATTTGGTTCGAAATGCACGACGTCTACATGAATGATAGCAAAAGCCAAAGCATCTTGGAAACCATGAGCTCCGAAACCAAAGAAAATTGCAACGTTATCAAAGAAACCACCTCAAGGGAAACAACTCATACACCCAACTCCAAACTCAAGCCCTAAAGGAAAAAAGTGACAATAGATGACATCGAAGACGAAGAAACCGATACTCTATCCGGAAATTTATTCCAAAAAGACCTAAGGGTGACAAGAATAAAGGAAATAAAGAACAGGGGTAAAGACAAGAGAGACGAGGTCGGGGAAGTCAACCCTATCattttgttttagttgattgattgctagtttcatccctttttcactTTTGTACTTTGATTTCATGTCCGTGTGCATTTTCTAGGCCAATTGTGAATTTCTCATGGccattatgtatttattttgagCAAATTATTGTAAGCTCAATATATGCTCTTGTAGTCCTTTACCCCTCGCagatcttttttaattaatagcgCAAGtataataaaaggaaaaaatgtttttttgggATATAACCTTGTCAAtgaaatacttatttatttgaaatttgttttaaataattttcctATGTTAATTAGTTTCACAAAACCGTCTATTTTggattagaatttttttataaagattggattattttaaaagtaatgatttgagataattttaatgaggtattttttttgaaaaaagacttaaaatatatgaatatatagtgataaaatataaaataataatttaaaaataaaatatattttaatattttatttaataaattgagtgatatGATAAATACGAGAGGAGTGCggaaatgatttataaattgtATTAACTCACACATAATACGTTCTCCATGTGAGTGGGCTAATGATCAAGAAACTTTAAGGAAATAACTATTACAACAAATAAGCAATAGGGGTTTTTTAGGAGTAggaatgaaatattattttttaaattttattatttaaatatctcaaatcaaacataaccCTACTTTCTACCTATTAGTAGGATGATAATCACAaacttaagaaaataattgttgcAACAAATAAGCTAACACTTTTTTTACAatactaatattataaaaacaaatacattattaataataaataatattataattgtgTTAATTTTTCGCCTAGTAAATACTAAATagtacacattttttttttatcttttctaatCATCTGTATACGTGTGTCTTTCTCTTAATTCAAAACCTCGTCCCAACTTAAATGACTGTCAAACCACTGTACAACacattattttgaacaaattaataactatttaaaatataatcttttttttgaTAGGCTCTCCTAAATTCAGTTCCATTCGGGAAAATAATAATTCCTGATTTATTGTATCAAGTTAGGCCGATGTGGAATAAATCCTCCCATTTCTACAACACTCCTTATACATTCGGTATTTAACACTTCAATCAATTGACTGTCCAAAAGAAGATATAATTATATCTGGGATTACCATGGTATAATCAGGTGTATGTTGTACCACTTTGGTGGGAAAATTGAGATGTATGGAACACTAGATATAGTTGGTTCATGTCTAGTTGGTGCACAACTAAGTGATACTTTCACGATGATATCTTGATTATCATAATCACATGGAAGTTATTCTGCCAAATATGACAAGTTGTACCAAATTCATGGGATTAACATTAAAGTCTAATGGATTGGACAAGTTGTATCAAATTCTTTAGGTAGGCATAATTTGTGTATGGAAGGGGTACAGTAGAACCCAGTTGCATATGAGTTAATGTATGATATGGGCTTCCGAGAACAAAGATTCATAGTTAAGGTAGTTATTCAACCTCTCCCATTTATAATAACATGTTTGTATTGAATATGAATGAAAGGAATGACTAAAAGTCTATTTTGGTAGGCAATAGAGGATCTATGTTAGGCTTGGTTGACCCCacccaaatatatttatatttacaataaaatgtgacataatccataaatttttaattatttttaatttatttcatattttcttttctaattcataaaaatggggtaatatttatgtttatttatttatttccttcataatttttatattattttttttaaacccacttcaaatattttttaaactcactccAACTCAAATTTATTGATTCATCCCTGATGTTAGGCTTTATAGTTGTTAAGGATATGAtgaaattgtattgaatgaCATATGTTATGTCtaatatatagacattaaattagacttataagaaaactaatataatataataataaaattatcataatttataatattatgataataacttacatatatattattttatattataacatcGCTCATCAAACTCAAGATGGAAAGAACTTGAATAATttgaggttgaagacgagaGTGTGATATGTTGATATTATGTTCTTCAAACTTGATAAACTCGTGAGTGTTGAAATCTATTCAATTATAGGATGACATTGTGTTGATTGATAAACCAATGAATAAAGTAGAATCCCATTAGCGTTGAATGTTGGGTGAAACAACAACTAAAAGAACTTCGATGTTACTCGTGAGTGTTGAGATTCATTCATCAATGAGATGACAATGTGTTGACTAATAAACAATGAAAAAGGTAGATCGCATGGGTGTTGAATGCTGGGGTGAAACCACAACTGAAACCACTCCGATGTTACTCGTGAGTGTTGAAATTCATCAAACGACAAGATGAAAACGTGTTGACTAATAATCAGCAAAAAAATCTCATATGATTGGATTAAGACGAAAAATATGGACATTGACTGCTAGGATAAAATAACAACCGAAAAAACAACTTAGAGGATATGATAGCTGTAGAAAACAAACATcaacacaaatatttttaaaaaatattattaaaaagtataatatagtaataaatttatgagtGTCCTCCACCAATGACTAAAGTAACGATTGATGGAGGAAACAGAAGACTACGACTTGGTGTGCTTAAGAACATAAACAATACTATGATACTATGTTAGAATAAAGAGAAGATTGTATTAGATTATATTGTGTTGTTAGAATATAAAGAAACAATTATAGTGATTTTATATAGAATTTTATATGTTATGtctaatatataaacattatattatatttataagaaaattaatataataatataataatgatatcgTAACCCTCAAGAATTCCCTTTCTGTAGCTTAGCACATGTCTAGATGACACATGGTAATACAGGAATCGTCgggtggctcgaggttcgatgagcttcaaccttggtttgcgtgctagatatcttttttttaaaaacattatttttttaaaaaaagttttgaaaatacctgggaggttttagaaattaatcataattaattttatttaaattttaataatatgagggaccaaatagtttgattaaaacccggtttaaattaattaaacataattaattttaaaaattatttatttgaacacAGAGTCTccaaaagattttataaaaataagtaaaggtacatgtataaacgtactttatgCTAGAGTTTCTATAAGGAGTTCGGATTTTGGTTACGCTTAGGAAAGGattttcgcgctatgtcctctgCACCCGTCAAATgatggttttatttttttaaacaaagtcTGGCTATtacaagatttatttataagatttatttcctttaattagtagttcgAGGGTCCTAATCAAggatttcataaataattataccaaaattatttaaaagggcgtATATGCGATTGCGTTGACATAAGGCTGAGtaaaaaaccctaaaaaatattagaaaagtgttagaagttaaaaataaatttcaaacgagaccttagccaaaatatttgtttgagaaatatctcaaaaatatttaaacatcattttctgacctttcaggattatttgaaaatagattggaattccaaaattccaaaaataattttggattttaaaagttggaaccaaataggccttaggatcGGAGTCATAGGGCTTGGGGTCCATTTTTACCGATCTGGGCTCAGACAAGCTCAGTCTAGACCGGGAAGGTCTAGATTAAGGCTCGAGAGTGTGGGTCCATGGATCTAGAGGGTTTAGTCCTAGGCTTAGGAGGCTCGGTCTCGAATTCAGACAACTCGGTCGAGGGACTAGAGGTCTTAGTCCTAGGGTTAATGAGCATCAGTCCTATACTCAGGCTGATCATTCCTAGGTTTGGGAAGCTTGGACCCAAGTCTAGTTTTCTCGATTGTGGACTTGGGAAGATCAGTCCCAAGTGAGACCTCTCGATCAAGGTTAGAAACTTTGGTCGGATTCCTCGATCAttgctcaagaacatcaaaactaAGTCTCGATCgtgactcaagaacatcggtccttggtcttggtCCAGAcccaagaacatcggtccttggtctcggtccggACTGAGGATCCTCGGTCTAAGTTCTCTGTCCAAGGCTAAGAACCTCGGTCCTTTGCCTTGGTCCAAGAGGACCGAATGTTCTTGAATTGGTAAAGATTTGCAGTCTTGTATCTTTGATACAgataatgaaataatgttttgtaAGTTGCAATCAACTCATATGATTGCATAGATTAAAATCCCTAACCCTAATCACGATCAATCGATCaatacaaagatcaatttctcaaaactgttttagttcaaaatttgggatcttttgaattaggcCATATCATgacctaattcttgttccaaaagttttgaaatgatgaacatattcaaacaaaaccaaaacaagaacatcattcaagctCTATAGCAAATTTACAAACTGAAAttcaaatccattttttttttaaatttcagatGGATCAATCATGATCGGGATGTTCTTATAATGATCAGGAAATTTtataacatgtttacaaacatgtttagtagctatttgaataaaaaaatttaaatttatagttcaagaacatcaaattaaaaaatctagATGTTCAAACCaaatttttgttgtttatgttgatttgatcaaaactaTTTCAATAGAAAGTTCATATATCATCTAGGGAatgattataaacaaaaaaaacacatGATTGAACCCTAGAACaaatcaaaccgatcaaacttggaAAAATTCAATCAAAAATCATAATATGAATTACAATGGATCTAGATGCTTAAAAATACTCGGAGAACACTCCATGGATGTATGAGAAGCTTTCCCGAAACCTGGATTGAAGCTTAGGTCTCCGAAACAACTTCTGCAAAAACTcagtttgtttgaatttttgaaatttcttcAATTCAGCTTAAAAATTGggattttgtttgatgatttggaagaggaggaattagagagtatttatactcaacTAGGTCGGTTATTGAAGTctaattcaacttcaatttgatCACTGAAATCTTATCCCTTAAGTTATCTGTTCGTCTTTGGCAGCGTAGATAGAACTAGGGTTTGACTTATAGATCTAGGGGAACTGAAGGCGAGGATAAGATAAGAACATGTGAAAAATGAGAGGATAAGGTTAGGAAACTAAGGAGTTGGAGCTTCTAAAAGATCATCGGGTTTGAGTTCTAGTTGTGGGCCTCCAAAGTTTGCGAAGAAGATGATCAAAACGTCATTGTTTTGATTTGTCAAAACGCGTCGTCGGCGTTCCGTTGGTGCTTGGGTGATTAAACTAACAAGGTTGACGTCCCATTAGTCGATCGAGTGTGGCCCTGGGCATGCACGTATTCCGTTACATCCGGATGCGtggcgttggatgaaaatccagcacTGATCCGATGACCCTAAATCATGTTGcaacaattaaacataatttggGTACAtggaattattattttatacttttaataaatgagttatttgaaaatgaatatttaaccATTTCTTGCGTTTTCTTCACCAAAGttccacaaaaaaaaatttgaacataatttttcattatttttatttttgggtatattgggggtatttatttaattgttttaagtcataaattatacataatttatgtttaaaatcataattaaataatttcaacctccttttgagtttaatttatgtaaaataaacacaatattttaacttcaaattatttttggatttttatataatttctaattagggttttattatcacaataattagtcctaatttgatctttaatctctttttgggttattttgaattttaaaaattcaaaatattattttaatattattataatttcataatattatttgttaattaggGTAAGCCGATTCTTCATGCTTATAGATATTAACACAATTTATAGTAttatatcttacatatatattatcttatattagtAAATATGTTCATCAATGGAGATTACAAACGAAATTTATGTATGTATTTATACCtacttcaaatattattaaagttttaCTGTATTACTTTGTTGAAGgagtttgatttattatattatatgactataacacaaaatttataataaaataactagAATGTGATTCATCACTATTAAAAAATGGACCTTTACCAATAGAGTTTACTGAGAAATTTATAAAACTCTCAATAATGGTCCCGAGAGGAAGAAATCTTTCGTTATtcaaaatagattccgagaggcgTATAAAACCTTCGGTGATACAAGTTTTTACCAAAGGTTTtacaataaaccttcggttttgactcttccaaaaaaacctACAAAAAAATGAAGTGTTGgaaatggggtaattgcgaaggtttttcaataaaccttcggttttgacctttcctaaaaataattttaagtgttgggaattggtaattgcaaaggtttattggaaaactttcgattttttcttttcttagattgtaattgcgaaagttattcaataaacctttggttttgacttttatcaaaaaaccaaaaaaaaatccaaGTGTTAaaaatggggtaattgcgaaggtttttcaataaatcttcggttttgaccttttccaaaaataattctaagtgttgggaattgaTAATTGTGAAAGTTTGTTGGAAAACTTTCGATTTTATCTTTTCCCAAATTGGTAATTgcaaaagttatttaataaacctttggttttgacttttccccccaaaaactaaaactaattcTAAGTGTGGGAATTGGTAATTatgaaggtttattggaaaactttcgatTTTATCTTTTCCTAGATtggtaattgtgaaggttttcaataaaccttcggttttaacttttcCCTAAAAAAAACATTCCAAAAAAACCGCAAAGTATTGagaatgggtaattgcgaaggtttaggATTTACCTTTGATTTTGCCATTATTTAATTACCGAGAGTTTTAGAAGAACTCTCGGTAAAAACCTTACTAATTAAAAACCAGATCCCCTTTTCTTTACCCGATTATTCTCCAGGCGCCTCTCTCTCCCTCTACAGATTCTTCAACTTAAggttagtatatgttagatttatatatataaatgttagatttagatgattttgttttaattttggttagtatatgttagatttatggtaattttgttttaattttggttagtatatgttagattcaggtttttttttataattttggttagtatattagatttaggattgattttgtttgattttgtttaatatatgttagatttttgtttgattttggttagtatatgttagatatatggttgattttgtttgagttttggtTAGATTCATATTGTTTAGATTCAAATATGTTTTGGGTAGTTGTATTAAATAAGATTTCGTTTTTAGTTTGGTTagattcaaatatatatatatatatatatatatatatatatatatgaatagagAAATTgaaactcaatttattaatgaaCTGCATTCAGGATGAGTATTTGGAAGCATATTCGGAAAACCCCAAACCAATCTCTATAGGCCTATAGC from Impatiens glandulifera chromosome 5, dImpGla2.1, whole genome shotgun sequence includes:
- the LOC124939325 gene encoding GATA zinc finger domain-containing protein 15-like, whose translation is MKPKELKEYISKAMKLKGKVVNYTKLRPLNAKPNSGHASDGSSSPSEYRNTDFPGPNPNHSINLNLPPQDSPQPTPFPDYNPTQYSTDYYPPQPQYPSNYFPPIFESQLQPNYYPPLQIEYPTGPNYYYGSGSMQPTNNMGSGYQSNDMPPTNNMGSGYQYGYQSNDLPPTNNMGSGYLSDIIQPYNNMDFGNYNNNNGNNNNSGNNNNGYNNNNGNNNNNNGDQDGCFIM